The DNA segment GAGCACAATTCCAATGGGAAGTCACTGAATAAAACTCTGGATTCCTCTGGGATTCATCCCCTCGtgcccaggagagctccctCACCGGCCTGGCTGCATCCCTGCTCTTCAggatcagcagctcctgctcgaTGCTCTCCATCTCCTCCAGGCTGGTGGCGATCCATTTCTGGATCTGCAGGATGTAGAATTCCCGGACCTGATCCTCATCCGCTGTCCCGCTCTCCACGGAGCTGCTCATGGAGGCCAGCTtgttctccagctccttctTCTGTTTGTACCTGGCTCAAGCACAGCAAAATCACATCATGGAATCATttttctgcagcacagcccagccctggggtctTCACCACCCTTTCTAAGAGGATCAACCAAATTCCATGGAAGTTGTGCTGGCTCCTGCTGGAATTTCAGCCCCTCCTGTCAGTTAAAAGCAGCTGTAAAGTTACATTTAATTCAGAGGGGCCTCAATGATTTTATTCTCCTCCTAAACATTGAGGAATCCTTGGAAATTGAAGTTTTCCTGGTAAAACTGGGCAAGACTGGGAACATCAGTCTcctggagaaagcaggactgaGAAAATCAATGGAATGCCTGGTTAGGGTTGATTCCATGTCACACAAACAGAATAAAACACTTTTCCAACTTTTGCCTCAGGTGGTTTTTGTGTGcaggcaattttttttaacataattttgcctttttggaCTTTTTGACCTATTCAGGAATTAATTATTAAAGGGAGGGACTCCCTATATAATAAACTTCCAGggtaaatttatttttactttttcaggAATTAGCTGTTAAAGGGGAAACCACTCATATCAAACACTTCCAAACTAAATCCTTGTGTCCTCCTTCCCTCAGTTACTGTCACCTGAAGAATGAACAATAAGAGCCAAGAAACCTTTGGGAGATGAGAGGACAAGGAGCATAAAGAAGTAATTCTAAAAAAGAAACCCTTCCCAATTAGAATATAAATCATATTTTTCTATGCTTTTCTACACAATTCCAGCAAGTCCAGCCCAGTTTGGACCTTACAGTGCTGCCACAATGAGCAATTCAGTGGCCAAAATCCCAACCAAAGCATCAAAGGCACAACAATCTTTTTTTTCAGGCTCTAATGAACCCACTGGTAGGAAACTTCCAGTCTGGAAGTCTTTGTGCTGCCAGCAGTGATTAAAGAACTAATTGCAAGATTAATTATGAAAGATTAAAGAGCTAATTTTAAGTTTTTGAGCAGTTTTTCCTCAAGAGACCAGAAACTGGAGACAGAAatgcccctccccagccccacccaTTAAACAGCGAGCTGCATCTCTTCAAATGAGCTTTTATGATCAAATTATTCCAATGCTcagggaagcccttccctgtcCAACCCTGCACTGCCTcaggctcctgctcctcccagagTGGTTTACAAAGCCCTTCCCAGTGCACGGAGCCCACCTTTCAATTTTGGCTTTCCTGTTAATGGCCATGGCCACCAGGTCGGGCTGGGTGGGGTCCTGGGGGGCCGAGGGGCTCCCGGTCTCCTCCTCCCGGGAGGTGCCGGGGGGCAGCTGGGAAGATCCCAGCCCGTAGCTCCTGCAGAGCTTCAGGAAGCTCAGGAAGTGCTCCCGGGCGCTCTCCAGGTGCTCCCTTCTCCTGCTCAGGTCCACCTGCTTCAGCGTCAGGGCTCCCAGCAGCGCCGGCAGCAGCATGAACTTCAGGTCGGCGGAGGGgatctcctccagctcctcgtTCTCACTGCCAGGGAGAGAGCAGGGAAAAGGAATGGGGACGGGAAAGGGGCTGGACTCatcctgggaggggctgggggggctcagcctggaggaaaggaggctcaggggggaccttgtggctctgcacagctcctgacaggaggggacagccaggggaggctctgctcccaggaacagggacaggaggaggggaaaaggcctcaagctgtggcaggggagggtcAGGGTGGAGAACAGcgggaatttccccatggaaagggcggccaggccttggcaggggctgcccagggcggTCTGGAGTGCCCGTCCCTGGCGGTGCCCAAGGAGCGCCCAGAGGGGGCACGCAGTGCTCGGGGCTGGGATCGCTCACAGGCTGCACTCCATGCTCCTGGAGATCTCGTCCAGCCTCACTGACTCCGGGATCCTGTCCCGTTCCCGCcgcccctctgccctgcccggggccctCCCGTCCCCTCAGCCACCCTGAGCCCACCtgaacagctccagctgcgTCACCATGGCCGCCGCCCGCTGCAGCGCGTCCAGCCCCTGCCGCACCTTGTCCTGCACGGCCGGGGCTCCCGAGGAGGACTCGGTGCTGGCCTCCAGCTCGTCCCAGAGCCGCCGTCCCAACGCCAGCAGCTCCGCCAGCCGGGGGCCGCCCGCGCCCGCCTCCGCCATCATGGGCCGGGAACGGCGCCGCCGCCACTTCCGGCGCGGTGCGGCGCGACCGTACCCGCCCCGGCAGCCATCTTGGGGAGGTCACCGCCATAGGCACAACGCGGGGCGCCACCTTGGAGAGGTCACAGCTcgagctgcggcgggcgccATCTTGGGGAGGGCACGGGCGCGGGGCCGCCATGCTGGTGAGGGCAGGCTGAGGGCGGCGGGCCTGGTGGGCGCCGTGAGGGCCCCGCGCTcgccccgcggccccggagCCCCCGCAACCCTCAGGACGGACGGGAATCGCGGGCAGGAGCGGTTCCTGGCGCTGCCGGGACCGCTCAGAGGCCTCCAGTGCCCGCACGCTTTTCCCTGCTAGGTCCTGCCTGGCGCACCGGCCCGCAagggtcctggcagggagcgctgggaaactgggaaaaaatgtgGATAATTAGATAAATTGGCAGAAAAGATCTATTTTCCCGCTGTATAAAAAGGGGGACACAGTGGAGATCCTTGATAGTACAGTACTGGATGTcaatatatataaatttatttgTTTAAGCACAACATCTTCCTATTCACTATTTTTTCTACAGTACAAGTGGgatatgtgatttttttttctttatttatttatttctctcctAAAATCTCTACAATTCAACCAGGCATCAGGCAGGGTAGGGTTAAATCTGTGCTTTTAGGAGCAGGTTATTTCCCTTAGAAATACAGGTGATCTGGCTGTGAGCAAAGCATGGATGTAGCAACCACTGCTCCTTACTCCTGAGTGATTCTAGCTCAGCCTCTGAGGGTGACTCAGGTTTACTCTCTTTGTTTTCTCCATGCCTGTGTCAGATTGTGCAATGAGTGGTTGCTCACAGAGCCCAGGAGTGCTGTGGGTCCCCCAAACCTGCCTGGCCCCATTTTGGTGACGGGAGGATCTCCTGGATATTCCCGCAGGGTTCACGGCCACCTCAGTgtctgctctgcacaggagagAGTGCCCAGGCTCCCGTCCTGCTGGAATGGCTGCCTGGCCTGGGAGAGACCAGATCCTTCCCCGcaagggtggggaggccctgggatggatttcccagaggagctgtggctgcctcacccctggaagtgcccaagtccaggctggatggggcttggagcaacctgggatggggaaggtgtccctgcccatggcagggggtggaacaagatgggctttaaggtcccttctgcCAAACCATCCAAGAATTCCATGATTCCaagggatggagagctgctTCCCCTCCGAATCCCCGCAGGCCCTGCCAGAACTGACCTTCCAGCTGCGCCCAAAccccctcaggctgcagctgcttccccCTCGGATCTTACAGCTTTACTCACCCCgattgtccctgtccctcagctGAAGATCCCCACAGGGACAATCCCTGTTTGGTTTGTCACCCTTGGAGCACCCCGCCACTGCTGAGCCCCCCGGGGATAAAGGAGAACAGAGAGGGAAGGGTTTTTCCTTAAATACAGGCGTGTGTGTGCCTCGTGGTGTGATGGTGCATGGTCACAAAGGTCACAGCAACATCCCCCAAATACTCCCAGCAGcgcggggcttggagcaccctggggtaGGAGAAGGCTCCCTGCTGATGGAACTGGGTGAGATTTAATGTTccttcaacccaaaccagtccagGATTCCCTGAATTCTGTGAGAAGTCACGGCTGAGCCCACCCTGggcttcctgctcctcctggctcggccctgtgagcagcacagggaaaagcaAGTGCAGGTTTCTATTCACATTCCAATGGGAGCactccagggctgtgcagaaggagTGGCACAACATATCCCCGGACTTTTGGAGCCATCCTTCCTCCAAAATACTTAATTACCAACGGTTTGTTGCTCATATTACCCTGCTGGAACGAGTTATGCAGCATCCCTCAATGAATAagggaataaaaggaaaaataaataaatcagcgTTTTAACAGCAAAATCAAAAGAACCCATGAAAATCACTCGCCTTCCTCCCGACTGTATTGTTTGCACAAGTCTGACCAGCAACAAATAACCACGTTCACACCAAGGTTACTCCCTCAAAACCCCTGGGGACAGACGCAGGGATCGTTTCCACCGCATCCATCCTCCGGCTCCCGGTTCCTGGGGGATGCTCCCGGCCCTGCAGGTCTCACATCCCTGCTAATTCCAGGTGTGGGCCCGGATTCCAGCAGCCCCCCTGGGAGCGTTGTCACAGCGCTGTCACCCCCTGCCAGCCTGACCCTTTGCACTCTCCCGCTAATTCCGGCGCCTTCCCAATTCCCGCAGGATTCCGGCGGCACTGTGACCCCTCCAGtcttttcccagctctcccctGATGGGCTTGGAGtcaaggagggagaggaggagtgAATTCTGCATATTCAGCACTTGACCCTGCCTTTTCCCAGGCAGAAATTCCAACGGGACCTCTCTAGGAGGGATCCCGAAGCTCCCCTGGGCATTCCTTGCTATTGtggctcctctcctctcccccaggCGATGTGTGTTTGTAGTTACCAAATGCAAATCACATTTCCCACCCTCCTGGCTGGAGTTCTCACTCCACAAgatccttcccttttttttcccccctctcacCAGCTCGTTTTGCAGTGCTCGGCGGAGTTCGCCGCCCCTCCCGTTGTCACCTCCCCGAGATCTGGGATGCGGATGGAGGGAAGGCATTGAGGCAACCCTGGTTTAGTACCTGCAGCCCCCTGCACGCAGAAACTGCGGCTGCTGAGCAGCCTGGCAGCCGAAACTCCTTTTTCTGGGCCATGCCGGGCGCCCACCCCTAATCGCATTCCAAAAGGAAAACTCGGGATAGCTTTTGGCCTTGGGCAGCTGCGGCTTTCCAGGCGCTCTCGGaaaggagctggcagcaggcagggcccGACAGTGGCATTTAACAGCTGATAACGAGGGTTAGCCCCCGGCACCCCCGAGCTcgggctcagctccagccccgCATCCTCTCGGGCCACCTCGgattccctccctgctcccacagaAACCTGGAGCGCATTAAGGGGAGGGGATGTTTTACAAGGAAAGCTCATGCGCTGATTCCGTGACCCAGCAGAGACCATTAAAAGTGATGGAATGGATGTGGGAATGAGTAATcgtccagctgggctggggctgagcgCGGCCAGCTCCCGTCAATGGGAACCAAAAATAaaggggagctgcaggaatccATCCCAGGAATCCCATCCCATTTACCTTTCCTCCTGGTGCTGTTTGGACTCATCCTTCCTCTCCAAAGGCTGCCCCAGCAGGAATCTCATCCCATCCAAAAGCTCGGCCAGATTTTGTGCTCTGGGAAATGTGGGAGCCCCCATCCCTGGCTCCCCTTGCTGTTCACACACACCCTTGGCTCATCCAGCCACATTCCCAAGGATCAGAAAATAACCCTGGACTGCCACAGcttccagcaccagccctgaATCCCAGGCAGACAGAGACCTGAGGAAGCAAGGGATAaaacaggagcagaggaaggcagGGATCTGTAATTAAAGGCAAATCGGGGCCAGTGAGAAAGAGTTGAAAGTGAGCTGGtcctcagaaaaggaaaagaaaagtgtGGACATGGGGCTTTATGGACACAAGGCTCTCCTTGCAGCCTCTTTCTCCAGGACCAGCTCAGAAGGACATGCAGGAGAGATTGTCCTAGGAAACAAGGTGCAGAGAGTtataacatttatttaaaaacaatacCAGAATCCCACTTACAGGAAGTACAGAAAATAAAGGTTATTTCTTGCTTCCCCAAGGCCCTGGAGTTGTGTCCCCTCTCCAGAATTCCAAAGGGTATCCTAAGGGTGGAAAGAGTGGGCTGAAGACCTCAGTGGAccagaaggaggggcaggaaggACAGGCCACGAGAATTTAATGTATTGGGTGTGCTCCCACCTCTGACATGGGGGCAGAAGCTACAGTGATGCCATGGCTGGGTTGCTCACACACAGTCAGGGGTGGGTTTGCCAGGCTGCCCAGTTTTGGCAGCCCCCAGGAGCTCTCCTGCCCTGGTGTCTCTGCCTTCAACAAGAGCAGCCCCATCTCTGCAAATATCTCCACTGGGGTGCTGCAAAGGGCCCTGGAGCAGTGTTCTCCCCTGAGGAGGAGCACCCTGGATGAGCCCACAGCAGAATCCTGCTCCCAAAGGAGCTGCCCATGACCCCCTCACCCCAAGCAGCAGCgttccatccctgcagccctctcCCAGTCCCATCCATCTATCCCCCTCCCATCCATCACTCCTGGCTTTCAGGCAGCTGTCAGAACCCTCCTGCAAAGGGACAATGGCATCCCAGGGTCCCCGTTCTCCCGGAGAAAGGGGTCTGTGGGATGATCAATGGCTTTTCccagctggggacaaagggctggcccagctgcaggagggcagctcTTTGTCCTGCCCCGAGGTCTGGCTTGGAAGGAACCGAAGGCttcccaaaaatctctcagtcTGAGGCTTTCCGTGAGAGACCAGGCTTCCTGCACAGCCTCCTCCTTGCTGGGGGCATCCCTCGGGGTGGGCTCCTGGCGCCCAGCCGTGCCGGGCGGGTGCCAGCAGGGCTCTCTCCTCACTTGCAGACGTGTCTCTGCAGGCTGCGCCGGCAGCGCCTGCACACCACGGAGCAGCACCAGCGGTAGCGGCAGTGGCAGCGCTCCTGCACCTCCTCCGTGTAGGTGTTGTAGCCCCGGCCACAGCACAGCAGGTCGCAGCTGTCactgcccacagagctcctgtTGCACGGCCTGTGGAGAGATGTGGGAGCTGGGgacccgccctccccagccccggcctctcCCAGAGTTGGTGTGCgcagaggaggcagcaggattatggaatcatggaatggtttgggttggaagggatcttaaagatcaccctgtgccacccctgccgtgggcagggacaccccactgtcccagggtgctccaagcccctccagcctggccttgggcactgccagggatccaggggcagccacagcttctctgggcaccttgtgccagggcctgcccaccctcacaggggataattccttcccaatatcgcAACTAACCCTGTCAGTGGGAAACCATTCCCttttgtcctgtccctccatcccttgtccaaagtccctctccagctctcctggagcccctttaggccctggaaggggctctgagctctccctggagccttctcctctccaggtgagcacccccaacTCTCCcatcctggctccagagcagagaggcTCCAGCCCTGAGAGCATCTCCATGGCCATCTCTTAGTGAACAAGTCCCTGCCTCTCTTGTGTTGGGGACCCCACACCTGgatgcagcagtgcaggaggggTCTCACAAGACAGGGATTCAGGGATTCAGGGATCTGCTGCAGgctcaccccagcccagccacatCAGCTGCCCAGGACTCTCAAACCCAGTGGAACAGGCACTCCTGCCATCAGAAGCTGAGTCCTTCCTacctgtcctgtgtccccagagagcccagctgggggtttggggtgcagtAGTCAGGAGAGTTGATGAGGTAAACCAGATCCATCTCTGTCACTGGCCTGGCATCCCCTTCCTTGGGGATCAGCTGCTTCCTGGGCCCCACGAGCCGATGGCTCACCTTGAGGGCTGCCAGGTACCTGGATTTGAGGTCAGAGGCGATTTCACCCAGGTCTGGCAGCCCTTTCCAGCAGGTCTTCACGGAGCAGGAGCCTGAAACCCCGTGGCATTTACACCTGGTATCCAGGGAGTCACTGAGCACCTGCAGGAAACAGGTGAGCTTGTTCTGTCCTGGTACTGCCCAGAGATTGACTCCCAAGGGCACCCGTGGGAGTTTCAAGGCATGAAAGGGCTCAGAGCTGAATATACTGGGGCAATcaggggctcagccctgcttcAGTCCCTTCTGATAAGAACCTGACCCTTGGGGAGCTTCCAGGGGagctggcagtggggctggaggctTCCCAAGCCTCACCTGGGGAACAGGAGTGGATGGAAGCACAAAGATGGGACGGGCTGGGGAGCGCAGCTGGACTGGGACAGGATGAGCTCTGTTTCCAGTGAGAAGGGTGGAaagaagcactgggagcactggtgtGAAAGATCAGCTAACTGGGAGTACTGGTGTGAAGTCTCAGGTGTGCTGCTTGTGGAGAGGGCATGGCACGTCTGGGGGTGGGCAGCAGTGTGCGTGTGGGGGGTGTCTGCTAACACACTTTTTA comes from the Passer domesticus isolate bPasDom1 chromosome 7, bPasDom1.hap1, whole genome shotgun sequence genome and includes:
- the IGBP1 gene encoding immunoglobulin-binding protein 1 isoform X1, with the translated sequence MMAEAGAGGPRLAELLALGRRLWDELEASTESSSGAPAVQDKVRQGLDALQRAAAMVTQLELFSENEELEEIPSADLKFMLLPALLGALTLKQVDLSRRREHLESAREHFLSFLKLCRSYGLGSSQLPPGTSREEETGSPSAPQDPTQPDLVAMAINRKAKIERYKQKKELENKLASMSSSVESGTADEDQVREFYILQIQKWIATSLEEMESIEQELLILKSRDAARPAPAGPRGPSRSARTPVKPFILTRDAAQARVFGAGYPGLPTMTVDDWYEQRRKQGIVSTPQRVPAGTSDEEMQKQQQETEEEEDDEEALRKARDWDDWKDTHPRGYGNRHNMG
- the IGBP1 gene encoding immunoglobulin-binding protein 1 isoform X2 yields the protein MMAEAGAGGPRLAELLALGRRLWDELEASTESSSGAPAVQDKVRQGLDALQRAAAMVTQLELFSENEELEEIPSADLKFMLLPALLGALTLKQVDLSRRREHLESAREHFLSFLKLCRSYGLGSSQLPPGTSREEETGSPSAPQDPTQPDLVAMAINRKAKIERYKQKKELENKLASMSSSVESGTADEDQVREFYILQIQKWIATSLEEMESIEQELLILKSRDAARPAPAGPRGPSRSARTPVKPFILTRDAAQARVFGAGYPGLPTMTVDDWYEQRRKQGIVSTPQRVPGTSDEEMQKQQQETEEEEDDEEALRKARDWDDWKDTHPRGYGNRHNMG